The proteins below are encoded in one region of Mya arenaria isolate MELC-2E11 chromosome 15, ASM2691426v1:
- the LOC128219113 gene encoding keratin-associated protein 5-8-like: MAEKVRMRARADCSSDDEAYCCAVADGCGDVGQSACACYFEGTFPKCCADCSSDDEAYCCAVADGCGDVGQSACACHFEGTFPKCCPLCGENEECCSDVTCTALNNTNISANEGEGLCAYDSSPTGVCCTYTQGSCVLCD, encoded by the exons atggcagagAAGGTCCGAATGAGAGCGC GTGCGGATTgtagcagtgatgatgaagCGTACTGTTGCGCTGTTGCCGACGGCTGCGGTGATGTAGGCCAGAGTGCATGTGCCTGCTACTTCGAGGGAACCTTTCCGAAATGCT GTGCGGATTgtagcagtgatgatgaagCGTACTGTTGCGCTGTTGCCGACGGCTGCGGTGATGTAGGCCAGAGTGCATGTGCCTGCCACTTCGAGGGAACCTTTCCGAAATGCT GTCCTTTGTGCGGAGAAAATGAGGAGTGCTGCAGCGATGTAACATGCACTGCCCTCAACAATACGAATATATCAGCCAACGAGGGAGAGGGTTTGTGCGCGTACGACTCATCCCCCACAGGTGTATGCTGTACGTATACTCAGGGGTCTTGTGTCCTATGTGATTAA